In Euphorbia lathyris chromosome 10, ddEupLath1.1, whole genome shotgun sequence, a single genomic region encodes these proteins:
- the LOC136209385 gene encoding elongation factor 1-alpha-like yields MDISKPLRLPIKDVYKIGGIGTVSVGRVEMGVIKTGMSITFGPIRLTSNVMSLKVDLEPATEGIAGQTVGFIVNNDDLKPGYVASNIEDDPTKEIVSFTSQVFILNHPSEIRNGYTPIVHCHTAKVAVEFAHILCKIDRESGLVLEDEPRCLKKGDAAMIKMIPKKPMVVESFSEYPSFGRFMARDMVSLRVLRRRNEVPASK; encoded by the coding sequence ATGGATATCAGTAAACCCCTTCGTCTTCCAATCAAGGACGTGTACAAGATTGGCGGCATCGGAACTGTCTCTGTGGGACGTGTTGAAATGGGTGTTATCAAAACTGGAATGTCGATCACATTTGGTCCCATTAGATTAACAAGTAATGTCATGTCACTGAAGGTGGATCTGGAACCTGCTACGGAGGGCATTGCAGGTCAAACTGTTggattcattgtgaataatgaTGATTTGAAACCTGGTTATGTTGCTTCTAACATCGAGGATGATCCTACCAAGGAAATTGTCAGTTTCACCTCTCAAGTGTTTATATTGAACCACCCTAGTGAAATAAGAAATGGCTATACACCAATAGTACACTGCCATACTGCCAAAGTTGCTGTCGAGTTTGCTCATATCCTTTGCAAGATTGATAGGGAATCTGGACTAGTTCTGGAGGATGAGCCCAGATGCTTGAAGAAAGGGGATGCTGCTATGATCAAAATGATCCCCAAAAAGCCCATGGTTGTGGAAAGTTTCTCAGAGTATCCATCTTTTGGACGTTTTATGGCGAGAGACATGGTGTCATTAAGAGTATTGAGAAGAAGGAACGAAGTCCCAGCCAGTAAGTAA